One Leptospira kanakyensis DNA segment encodes these proteins:
- a CDS encoding ATP-binding protein gives MNWKQFLKAFILFLLYIGTAKLGMEYFAFQPVNLAVLWIPSGIGLIGCLFFGYWFLPVVWVASFIANKDGLISSHHNLSQFDLYLSICLTAGVDTFQSALAYTFWIKKIRKSLNSAKDNFYFVTYVSFLSSVISILCLGGVLYSFGYFYKLNNSEIVRTLIVIIFGDTIGIFITVPFFMAWRKFRFEDLSIKLILWTTAFILVQAVIVYHFPYLFFLSFLILIYLGYRFQIRGVTLGVFLLYLSSILMTRMGVGPFVYPGVFDSYIYLISFLIPFSILSEFITLQYQRLITYRFELEKKVFDRTKLLRKQVFEKNKAIEALHNSEKLLSESNRTKDIFFSIIAHDLRNPLGAFKQLTELLYEDFDTHSNAEKKDTIFEIQNSASMLYGLLEQLLDWARTQTGNMPFRPKQINLLSLVTKIVDQVESLIKKKSIRITLDIPSALAYVYADSEMIQAVLRNLITNSIKFTNENGEIKIIAKQDEDGVRVECHDNGIGMDSSDLEKLFRVDAQVTSIGLEGEKGTGLGLILCNEFIKLHGGEIWATSEKGKGTIVSFRLPDPN, from the coding sequence ATGAACTGGAAGCAATTCCTAAAGGCATTCATTTTATTTCTCCTCTATATTGGAACTGCCAAATTAGGGATGGAATACTTTGCCTTCCAACCAGTGAACCTGGCAGTCCTCTGGATCCCTTCTGGAATTGGACTCATTGGTTGTTTGTTTTTTGGATATTGGTTTTTACCAGTTGTTTGGGTTGCCAGTTTTATTGCTAACAAAGATGGTCTGATCAGTAGTCATCACAATTTAAGCCAGTTTGATTTGTATCTCAGTATTTGCCTGACAGCAGGAGTGGACACATTTCAATCTGCTTTGGCTTATACATTTTGGATTAAAAAAATTCGTAAGAGTCTTAATTCCGCAAAAGATAATTTTTATTTTGTTACTTATGTTTCCTTTCTTTCGAGTGTAATTTCCATTTTATGTTTGGGTGGAGTTCTCTATTCTTTCGGGTATTTTTATAAACTAAATAATTCTGAAATCGTTCGCACTTTGATTGTAATCATTTTTGGGGACACCATTGGGATTTTTATTACCGTTCCATTTTTTATGGCTTGGAGGAAATTCAGATTTGAGGATTTGTCCATCAAACTCATCTTATGGACAACTGCTTTTATCTTAGTACAAGCGGTTATTGTTTATCACTTTCCTTATCTTTTCTTTTTATCCTTTTTGATTTTGATTTATTTAGGTTATCGGTTTCAAATCCGAGGAGTAACCTTAGGTGTTTTTCTTTTGTATCTTTCCAGTATCCTTATGACAAGGATGGGAGTGGGGCCATTTGTATATCCAGGGGTATTTGATTCTTATATTTATTTAATTTCTTTTCTCATTCCGTTTTCAATTTTGTCTGAGTTTATCACACTGCAATACCAACGTTTGATCACTTACCGTTTTGAATTAGAAAAAAAGGTTTTTGACCGAACCAAATTACTTAGAAAACAAGTTTTTGAAAAGAACAAAGCCATTGAAGCCTTACACAATTCAGAAAAATTACTTAGTGAATCCAACAGAACCAAAGACATATTTTTTTCTATCATTGCTCATGATTTAAGAAACCCGCTGGGTGCATTCAAACAATTAACAGAACTTCTTTATGAAGATTTTGACACACATTCCAATGCAGAAAAAAAAGATACCATATTTGAAATTCAAAATTCTGCATCTATGTTGTATGGTCTTTTAGAACAACTTTTGGATTGGGCCAGGACTCAAACTGGGAATATGCCTTTCCGTCCTAAACAAATTAACCTTTTGAGTCTTGTCACAAAGATCGTTGACCAAGTAGAGTCTTTGATCAAAAAAAAATCAATTCGTATTACCTTAGATATCCCTTCCGCTTTAGCCTATGTATATGCCGATTCAGAAATGATCCAGGCTGTACTTAGAAATCTAATTACAAATTCGATTAAATTCACAAATGAAAATGGGGAAATTAAAATCATCGCTAAACAAGATGAAGATGGAGTTCGAGTGGAATGCCATGACAATGGAATAGGTATGGATAGTTCGGATTTAGAAAAATTATTTCGTGTGGATGCCCAAGTGACCAGTATTGGATTAGAAGGTGAAAAGGGAACAGGACTTGGTCTTATTCTTTGTAATGAATTTATCAAATTGCATGGTGGTGAAATCTGGGCCACAAGCGAAAAGGGGAAGGGAACGATTGTTAGTTTTCGGTTGCCAGATCCAAATTAG
- a CDS encoding indole-3-glycerol-phosphate synthase (involved in tryptophan biosynthesis; amino acid biosynthesis; converts 1-(2-carboxyphenylamino)-1-deoxy-D-ribulose 5-phosphate to C(1)-(3-indolyl)-glycerol 3-phosphat), with the protein MNPVLHKIVETKHEEVRLARGKNLPPRTLPIRPWESRLKTNSISVIAECKKGSPSSGILRPDYFPVEIASIYEFSGAGAISVLTDSEYFFGSLGDLKAVAESVSIPVIRKDFIIDPIQIDEAYAYGASAILLIVRILSPKDLTSLHRYAKDLGLSILVETHNREEVKTALDAGATTIGINTRDLDTFEIHKNLIEEIAPELDESIIRVAESGIESYADWQKYKGIVDSMLIGTYFMKSKDISSDFKSLLSGN; encoded by the coding sequence TTGAATCCTGTCTTACACAAGATAGTTGAGACCAAACACGAGGAAGTTCGTTTGGCCAGGGGGAAGAACCTTCCTCCTCGAACCTTGCCCATAAGGCCCTGGGAATCCCGACTCAAAACAAATTCCATTTCCGTCATTGCCGAATGCAAAAAAGGAAGTCCTAGTTCTGGAATCCTCCGGCCAGATTATTTCCCAGTGGAAATTGCATCTATCTACGAATTTTCGGGTGCCGGTGCCATTTCCGTCCTCACAGATTCAGAGTATTTTTTTGGCTCTTTGGGTGACCTCAAAGCAGTAGCTGAGTCCGTTTCTATCCCTGTGATCAGAAAGGATTTCATCATTGATCCAATACAAATTGATGAAGCTTACGCTTATGGAGCTTCGGCGATTTTACTCATTGTGCGAATCCTATCTCCCAAAGATCTAACTTCTTTACATCGGTATGCTAAAGATTTGGGTCTTTCAATACTTGTTGAAACTCACAACCGAGAAGAAGTAAAAACGGCACTGGATGCAGGTGCCACCACAATTGGTATCAATACCAGAGATCTAGACACATTCGAAATTCATAAAAATCTAATAGAGGAAATTGCTCCTGAATTAGATGAGTCCATCATTCGTGTTGCCGAATCGGGAATAGAAAGTTACGCCGATTGGCAAAAATATAAAGGAATCGTCGATTCAATGTTAATTGGCACTTACTTTATGAAAAGTAAAGACATAAGTAGCGATTTTAAGTCTCTTTTGTCTGGAAATTAG
- a CDS encoding STAS domain-containing protein: MLKHEVKDGKLVVYLEGRLDVSVANEVEEGLMELIDNAGHRKVLLNMKDVEYMSSSGFRACISTLRKLNSKEGSLKISNIKPAVKRIFDVIELTSLFDIYDSEDAALKAF, translated from the coding sequence GTGCTGAAACACGAAGTGAAAGACGGAAAACTGGTTGTATATCTGGAAGGTCGATTGGACGTTTCTGTGGCAAATGAAGTGGAAGAGGGCCTAATGGAACTCATCGATAATGCTGGGCATAGAAAGGTTCTCTTAAACATGAAAGATGTGGAATACATGTCTTCCTCCGGATTCCGAGCTTGTATTTCTACCCTTCGCAAACTCAATTCCAAAGAGGGTTCCCTAAAAATTTCTAATATCAAACCCGCAGTCAAACGTATCTTTGATGTCATAGAACTTACTTCTCTTTTTGATATTTATGACTCAGAAGATGCTGCCTTAAAAGCGTTTTAA
- the murD gene encoding UDP-N-acetylmuramoyl-L-alanine--D-glutamate ligase has translation MFSESIPTRSDLNQFQNFLVLGGGSSGDSSAKLLTSQGKICILADKFPEKANTSLYSKVLSDNHPQETLEGIDCIIKSPGILPDHPILEEARKKGLPILSEIGLARTFYKGPVIGITGTDGKSTTTALTYHILKSKFPNSKMGGNIGVPFTSFCLEPLDLVVLELSSYQLDDSPNLKLTASAILNLASDHLERHKTMEFYAKAKWKIQNLSDPNHKSFVSPNFLNFLKDKISDHPNLKLIGENQNYFVSLEPNQVHTPNHIYDASKFPLKGKHNLMNLCFAIALCETMGMDWKEIQNGFESFTGLPHRFRKIDSSGFQNQYRNIQFINDSKSTNLHSMLSGISGFKKGDGLFLILGGIPKSEPIDPLIHRWKELESPIWVYGKAAEVWKLELDAVGLPVHYFPDLPSLLVQLKQTIDLELENNENPKNKTLSVIFSPAGASFDLYKNFEERGNHFEDLTKEIFG, from the coding sequence ATGTTTTCTGAATCCATTCCCACACGTTCCGACCTCAACCAGTTCCAAAATTTCCTTGTTTTAGGAGGTGGATCCTCTGGTGATTCCTCTGCCAAATTACTTACCTCTCAAGGAAAAATATGCATATTGGCCGACAAGTTTCCGGAAAAAGCCAACACCTCATTGTATTCAAAAGTTTTGTCAGACAATCACCCACAGGAAACATTAGAAGGAATTGATTGTATCATCAAAAGCCCAGGTATCCTTCCCGATCATCCTATCTTAGAAGAAGCGAGAAAAAAAGGACTACCGATCTTAAGCGAAATTGGTTTGGCCCGAACCTTTTACAAAGGCCCTGTCATTGGGATCACAGGAACCGATGGAAAGTCCACAACAACTGCCCTTACCTATCACATTCTAAAATCAAAATTCCCAAATTCAAAAATGGGAGGAAATATTGGAGTTCCATTTACGTCTTTTTGTTTGGAACCATTGGATTTAGTTGTTCTGGAACTCTCTAGTTATCAATTAGATGACTCACCTAACTTAAAACTAACGGCATCAGCAATATTAAATTTAGCCTCTGATCATTTAGAAAGACATAAAACAATGGAATTTTATGCAAAAGCAAAATGGAAAATTCAAAACTTAAGTGACCCAAATCACAAATCTTTTGTCAGTCCTAACTTTTTAAATTTTCTTAAAGATAAAATTTCGGATCATCCCAATTTGAAATTGATTGGTGAAAATCAAAACTACTTTGTAAGTTTAGAACCAAACCAGGTTCATACACCCAATCATATTTATGATGCATCCAAGTTTCCACTCAAAGGGAAACACAATTTGATGAATTTATGTTTTGCCATTGCCCTATGCGAAACCATGGGAATGGATTGGAAAGAAATCCAAAATGGGTTTGAATCCTTTACGGGTCTTCCTCACCGTTTTCGTAAGATCGATAGTTCTGGATTTCAAAATCAGTATCGAAACATTCAATTCATCAATGATTCCAAATCCACCAATTTACATTCCATGCTTTCGGGAATTTCTGGATTCAAAAAAGGAGATGGATTGTTTTTAATACTCGGAGGCATTCCCAAATCAGAACCAATTGATCCACTCATCCATCGTTGGAAAGAATTAGAGTCTCCGATTTGGGTTTATGGTAAGGCTGCTGAAGTTTGGAAATTAGAATTGGATGCAGTGGGACTACCTGTCCATTATTTCCCAGACCTTCCCTCTCTCTTAGTACAACTAAAACAAACTATCGATTTAGAATTGGAAAACAATGAGAATCCAAAAAACAAAACTTTATCTGTGATTTTTTCACCAGCAGGTGCCAGTTTTGATTTATATAAAAACTTCGAAGAAAGAGGAAACCATTTTGAAGATTTAACCAAAGAAATATTTGGTTGA
- a CDS encoding HD family phosphohydrolase: MPVTKSPDTQFIITDDPFFEGKIADYSKKIKAKVLTLAELDQIETDSHGRIAKVLFYISRYELETKHQEIHQFLKNQPTIMSSFIVRAPIDYTGYIALNIEEDLFFTNVPDDAPLVFLVKALANAFTSLQMVVDKFELQKRINVSTNEISKLTRIGISLANEKDFTKLLRDILNSAREISNSDSGSLYLVEKDERGNPRNLRFKISALDLNSDEFILPINKKSIAGYVAFTGKQLNIPNVYELSGKEEYKFNSDFDKMSNYYSKSMLVVPMKDHHDEVVGVIQLINRKKNFQTKLTLDEMRTNSILEYDKYSEELVMAVAGQAAVAIQNNNLVHDIETLFEGFVTASVSAIESRDPTTSGHSFRVAQYTVGLAESVNGIQVGRFKDVHFNESQVKEIRYASLLHDFGKVGVREKVLVKAKKLEDYELDLIRWRFQFILKDVEAGLSQKKIEYLKKHGNNGYPEFEKSIQLEYSLEKDKLEEMVRVISESNEPSILEEGNSNFLEEISKMSYHTTEGNQLNLLMPREFNFLSIRRGSLDFDERREIESHVEHTFQFLSKIPWTRELKMVPAIAHGHHEKLNGSGYPRGLSAVEIPVQAKMMAIADIFDALTDQDRPYKKAVPLERAFDILKMEVRDQHIDGDLLDIFIGSKAYERILHKR, translated from the coding sequence ATGCCTGTGACCAAATCTCCGGATACACAATTCATCATCACAGATGACCCGTTTTTTGAAGGCAAAATTGCCGATTATTCCAAAAAAATCAAAGCTAAGGTTTTGACCTTAGCCGAGCTGGATCAAATTGAAACGGATTCCCATGGCCGTATCGCCAAAGTATTGTTCTATATCTCTAGGTATGAGCTAGAAACCAAACACCAAGAGATCCACCAGTTTTTAAAAAACCAACCGACCATCATGTCGAGTTTTATTGTTCGGGCACCCATTGATTATACCGGATACATTGCTTTAAACATTGAGGAAGATCTATTTTTTACGAATGTTCCTGATGATGCCCCTCTTGTTTTTTTGGTCAAAGCTCTCGCCAATGCATTTACGAGCCTACAGATGGTTGTGGACAAATTCGAACTGCAAAAACGAATCAATGTTTCCACAAATGAAATTTCCAAACTTACAAGGATTGGGATTAGTCTCGCAAATGAAAAAGATTTCACAAAATTACTTCGTGATATTTTGAATTCAGCCCGTGAAATTTCTAATTCCGATTCAGGATCTTTGTATCTGGTAGAAAAAGATGAAAGAGGGAATCCACGAAATCTTCGGTTTAAAATTTCTGCATTGGATTTGAACTCCGACGAATTTATATTACCCATCAATAAGAAGAGTATTGCGGGTTATGTAGCCTTTACTGGAAAACAACTCAACATTCCAAATGTGTACGAATTGTCCGGAAAAGAAGAATACAAGTTTAACAGTGATTTTGATAAAATGAGTAATTATTATTCAAAGTCAATGCTCGTGGTTCCGATGAAAGACCACCACGATGAAGTTGTTGGGGTCATCCAACTCATCAACCGAAAGAAAAACTTCCAAACCAAACTTACTTTAGATGAAATGAGAACCAATTCTATTTTGGAATATGATAAGTATTCGGAAGAGTTGGTAATGGCGGTGGCAGGACAAGCTGCTGTTGCCATCCAAAATAACAATTTAGTCCATGATATTGAAACCCTGTTTGAGGGATTTGTGACTGCCAGTGTTTCTGCGATTGAATCGAGGGATCCAACAACATCCGGTCACTCCTTTCGTGTCGCTCAGTACACGGTCGGACTTGCTGAGTCTGTGAATGGGATCCAAGTCGGACGATTTAAAGATGTTCATTTTAATGAATCACAAGTAAAAGAAATTCGGTATGCTTCTCTTCTACATGATTTTGGTAAGGTTGGCGTTCGGGAAAAGGTTCTTGTCAAAGCCAAAAAATTAGAAGATTACGAATTGGATTTAATTCGATGGCGTTTTCAGTTTATCTTAAAAGATGTGGAAGCGGGGCTTTCACAGAAAAAAATTGAATACTTAAAAAAACATGGTAACAACGGTTATCCGGAGTTTGAAAAATCGATCCAACTCGAATACAGTTTAGAAAAAGACAAATTAGAGGAAATGGTTCGAGTCATTTCCGAATCGAATGAACCTTCTATTTTAGAAGAAGGGAATTCAAACTTTTTAGAAGAAATTTCTAAAATGAGTTATCATACTACAGAGGGAAACCAGTTGAACTTACTGATGCCTCGTGAATTTAACTTTTTATCCATTCGTCGTGGATCTCTCGACTTTGATGAAAGACGGGAAATTGAATCTCACGTGGAACATACCTTCCAGTTTTTATCCAAAATTCCTTGGACACGGGAACTCAAAATGGTTCCGGCCATTGCTCACGGCCACCATGAGAAACTCAATGGTTCAGGATATCCTAGAGGGTTGTCTGCCGTTGAAATTCCCGTCCAAGCCAAGATGATGGCCATTGCCGATATCTTTGATGCACTCACAGACCAAGACCGTCCTTATAAAAAGGCAGTTCCTTTGGAGCGGGCTTTTGATATTTTAAAGATGGAAGTTCGAGACCAACATATCGATGGCGATCTTTTGGATATCTTTATTGGTAGTAAGGCATACGAAAGAATTTTACACAAAAGATAA
- a CDS encoding tetratricopeptide repeat protein, whose amino-acid sequence MSRFQKNTLLTFSLLAFVAYAPLYYSIRNAIQKETLPVTYESPESVSFFSLGDFEVKGKESDSKTMNLFSQLIDFEFQKVTGGVYLGKENSLSLAKKLRANFVFFGSLEWKEKGIEFTPKLKAVEQKSTYTGQLVFLPYEERGKFVSVIYNSLSHLLDETIRLHRLMKRSPEWKIPSADEFLSESEFVRLSEYDPKLSLEEKNSLLKTLDFPSEYLQFIKISVSLEKRTEESLKEIWRSVGGNSNFSTYTRFYVAKNISEFYFAKKEFSKTIEYASAARKEREFLKSVFHSDYADTISLLGKALVLDGKKEEAVYYLTSAKKLYDTLGLLQDPSSIENSYFYGLLLYDLSQAELASYELSSIQGQLPKGFDSLYLDFNLAKVYYDLGRYDAALSLLEDQRKIIMKEGYANHDIALYSYNLYAASLYKSGKWSIAKSVWESFVQAKSIYGIEEKPYYRYVLFNLALLSKLRNNSEQMESYYKQYTRLSPYGQIVDLPTNDRFEIGKPIYPYTWDSLSPNSFTELEEKTIRSYTGRYLFNGQDEEIRARTYENRLEDTNLFLDDLLNTKAFLSKPMSSLRKTLFGDLKRFEKGNQIVFFDIGPALNHPEYPGVTSLAVAKHFSGMEVVLWELPGEVDLFLKKVKPELKDRLYAFPNIRILSADGVGEFQTVYSDPNNWILRNRPIPNLKGKTIIIRAANSIDIYEPYTKILPHFQNIGKELKANPVLYFFNRSILLKPAGSEKFILIGNQSIRGFHHNFQSLDRNGEPPYSILPFTVSEEVYL is encoded by the coding sequence TTGTCCCGCTTTCAAAAAAATACCCTCCTTACCTTTTCCCTTTTGGCGTTTGTCGCCTATGCTCCGTTATACTATTCGATTCGTAATGCCATCCAAAAAGAAACCTTGCCGGTGACTTACGAATCACCTGAATCAGTTTCCTTTTTTAGTTTAGGGGACTTTGAAGTTAAAGGAAAAGAATCAGATTCCAAAACTATGAATCTCTTTTCCCAGTTGATTGATTTTGAATTTCAAAAAGTCACTGGAGGAGTTTATCTTGGAAAAGAAAATTCCCTCTCACTAGCTAAAAAACTAAGGGCCAATTTTGTTTTTTTTGGATCTTTGGAATGGAAAGAGAAGGGGATTGAATTCACTCCGAAACTAAAAGCAGTGGAACAAAAATCAACTTACACGGGTCAGTTGGTATTTCTTCCATATGAAGAACGTGGGAAATTCGTTTCTGTCATTTATAACTCACTTTCTCATCTTTTGGATGAAACCATTCGATTACATCGTTTGATGAAACGTTCCCCTGAATGGAAAATTCCATCTGCCGATGAATTCCTTTCCGAATCAGAGTTTGTTCGGTTATCGGAGTATGATCCTAAGTTATCCTTAGAAGAAAAAAACTCCCTTTTAAAAACTTTGGATTTTCCTTCGGAGTATTTGCAGTTTATCAAAATAAGTGTAAGTTTAGAAAAAAGAACCGAGGAATCTTTGAAAGAAATTTGGCGTAGTGTCGGTGGGAATTCCAATTTTTCGACATATACAAGGTTCTATGTTGCAAAAAACATTTCTGAATTCTATTTCGCAAAAAAAGAATTTAGTAAAACTATAGAATACGCAAGCGCTGCACGAAAAGAAAGAGAATTTCTTAAATCCGTATTTCATAGCGATTATGCTGATACGATTTCCTTACTTGGAAAAGCGCTAGTACTCGATGGAAAAAAAGAAGAAGCTGTTTATTACTTAACCTCAGCCAAAAAACTTTATGATACTTTGGGTTTGTTACAAGATCCGTCTTCTATAGAAAATTCTTATTTTTACGGCCTCCTGCTTTATGATCTTTCTCAAGCCGAACTTGCTTCCTATGAATTATCATCCATCCAAGGACAACTGCCCAAGGGATTTGATTCCCTCTATTTGGATTTTAACTTAGCAAAGGTATATTATGATTTAGGTCGTTATGACGCGGCCCTGTCTTTGTTAGAAGACCAAAGGAAAATTATCATGAAAGAAGGATATGCAAACCATGACATAGCCTTGTATTCTTATAATTTGTATGCAGCATCTCTTTATAAATCTGGGAAATGGAGCATTGCTAAATCTGTTTGGGAATCCTTTGTCCAAGCCAAATCCATCTATGGAATAGAAGAAAAACCTTATTATCGATATGTCCTTTTTAATTTGGCTCTTCTTTCTAAACTCCGAAACAATTCAGAACAGATGGAAAGTTATTATAAACAATACACAAGGTTGTCCCCTTATGGACAAATTGTTGACTTACCAACAAACGATCGTTTTGAAATTGGAAAACCCATTTACCCTTATACTTGGGATTCCCTTAGTCCTAATTCTTTTACAGAGTTAGAAGAAAAAACGATCCGTTCTTATACCGGGCGTTATTTGTTTAATGGACAAGATGAAGAGATTCGTGCCAGAACCTATGAAAATAGATTGGAAGACACCAATTTGTTTTTAGATGATTTGTTGAATACAAAAGCATTTTTATCCAAACCAATGTCATCCTTACGCAAAACATTGTTTGGTGATCTGAAACGATTTGAAAAAGGAAACCAAATTGTATTTTTTGATATTGGTCCTGCCTTAAACCATCCCGAATATCCAGGTGTTACCTCTCTTGCCGTTGCCAAACATTTTTCAGGTATGGAAGTTGTATTATGGGAGTTACCTGGGGAAGTAGATTTGTTTTTAAAAAAAGTAAAACCTGAATTAAAAGATAGGCTTTATGCTTTTCCAAACATTCGAATTCTTTCTGCCGACGGAGTGGGTGAATTCCAAACTGTTTATTCTGATCCTAATAATTGGATCCTTCGAAATCGTCCAATTCCTAACTTAAAAGGAAAAACCATCATCATTCGTGCTGCCAACTCCATCGATATTTACGAACCTTATACAAAAATCCTCCCACATTTTCAAAACATTGGAAAGGAACTAAAGGCAAATCCTGTTCTATATTTTTTCAACCGCAGTATCCTTTTGAAACCTGCTGGAAGTGAAAAATTTATTTTAATTGGTAACCAGTCCATCAGAGGATTCCATCATAACTTCCAAAGTTTGGATCGTAATGGTGAACCTCCTTATTCCATTCTTCCGTTTACTGTCAGTGAGGAAGTTTATTTATGA
- the flgE gene encoding flagellar hook protein FlgE — translation MMRSLYSGVSGLKNHQVRMDVIGNNISNVNTHGFKTERVTFQDMISQELQGASEPNERIGGTNPKQVGLGSLIAAIDKIMTQGALQTTGKNTDVAVSGEGFFVVKDGDKQFYTRAGAFNVDKNGFYVNPANGLKVQGWNSRLDDGGNKYINSAGSLEDIMIPLYSKEPARATQNVDFQSNLNASVAAVPSDATEEDIQRYINDPDPRQRRGHVTSINVYDELGNTRQMGVEFYKMRENVWKMRFKLEDASQVSVDVSGTGGENTKVSGNQELEVSFTPDGKIISVSDGVDSQTTGKLKADISFRIPGNPTAQKFSLNLGEAGLVGGITQFSSDFTTKAVKQDGYPMGYMESFSIDNTGTVTGVFSNGVRQPLARIALANFTNPAGLNKEGDTMYSYSLNSGDANIGEAGSQGRGKINAGLLEMSNVDLSDQFTDMIVTQRGFQANSRTIVTSDQMIQEVLGLKR, via the coding sequence ATGATGAGATCACTTTACTCCGGAGTTTCCGGATTGAAAAACCACCAAGTAAGAATGGATGTTATTGGTAACAACATCTCCAACGTGAACACACACGGTTTTAAAACGGAGCGAGTTACCTTCCAAGATATGATCTCGCAAGAGTTACAAGGTGCGTCAGAACCAAACGAAAGGATCGGGGGAACTAACCCGAAACAAGTGGGTCTTGGTTCCCTCATCGCTGCAATTGATAAAATTATGACGCAAGGTGCTTTGCAAACCACTGGAAAGAATACTGATGTCGCCGTATCTGGTGAAGGTTTCTTTGTTGTGAAAGACGGAGACAAACAATTTTACACTCGTGCCGGTGCCTTCAACGTAGATAAAAACGGATTTTATGTAAACCCTGCCAACGGTTTGAAAGTACAAGGTTGGAATTCTCGTTTGGATGATGGTGGAAACAAATACATCAACTCCGCAGGATCTTTGGAAGACATCATGATTCCTCTTTATTCCAAAGAACCAGCTCGTGCCACTCAGAACGTAGACTTTCAATCCAACCTCAATGCTAGTGTTGCCGCAGTTCCCTCTGATGCAACAGAAGAAGACATCCAACGTTATATCAATGATCCAGATCCTCGCCAAAGAAGAGGCCATGTAACATCCATTAATGTTTATGATGAGCTTGGAAACACTCGCCAAATGGGAGTTGAGTTTTATAAAATGAGAGAAAACGTATGGAAGATGCGTTTCAAATTGGAAGATGCAAGCCAAGTCTCTGTAGACGTAAGTGGAACAGGTGGGGAAAATACAAAAGTTTCAGGAAACCAAGAACTCGAAGTATCCTTCACTCCTGATGGAAAAATCATCTCTGTCTCTGATGGAGTGGATTCACAAACGACTGGAAAACTAAAAGCCGATATTTCTTTCCGAATCCCTGGAAACCCAACGGCTCAAAAATTCAGTTTGAATTTAGGAGAAGCGGGTCTTGTGGGTGGGATCACTCAGTTCTCTTCTGACTTTACAACCAAGGCTGTGAAACAAGATGGATACCCAATGGGATATATGGAATCTTTCTCCATCGACAATACGGGAACGGTAACTGGGGTATTTTCCAATGGAGTGCGCCAACCACTCGCAAGGATTGCTCTTGCAAACTTCACGAACCCAGCCGGTCTCAATAAAGAAGGGGACACAATGTATAGTTACTCTCTGAACTCCGGGGATGCAAACATTGGGGAAGCAGGAAGCCAAGGCCGTGGAAAAATCAACGCAGGACTCCTTGAGATGTCCAACGTGGATCTTTCTGATCAGTTTACCGATATGATCGTGACCCAAAGGGGATTCCAAGCCAACTCCCGAACCATCGTGACATCTGACCAGATGATCCAGGAAGTTCTCGGTCTCAAACGATAA